The Acidimicrobiia bacterium genome segment TGGAGGCACTGCCCCGACGTCGCGTGCGCGACCGCGCGCGCGGCGCCGTCCTCGGCGACGGCCCGGGCGGCCTCGGCGACGCGCGCCAGCCCGACCGCCATCACCGGGTTGGCGGCGAGCGGGCCGCCGGACGGGTTCACGCGCACGCGCTCGTCGAGGCCGAGGGCCTCGCGCAGCAGCCGCTCCTGGTGGGTGAACGTGGCGCAGAGCTCGGCGACGTCGATCGGCGCGTCGTCGACGCCGGCGTGCTTGGCGGCCTGGCGGGTCGAGATCGACTCGGTGAGGTCGCGCATGCCCGGCTGGTGGGGCTCGACCCGGTGGTCGATGCCCCGGATCCACACCGGGCGCTCGCACACCTCCCGGGCCGTGTTCGCGGTGGCGAGCACGACCGCGCAGGCGCCGTCGGAGATCGGCGGCAGGTCGTGCCGGCGCAGCGGGGCGGTGAGGTACGGCTCGGCGAGGAGCGCCTCGGGGTCGGGGCTGGTGCGGATCTGCGCGTACGGGTTGTCGGCCGCGTTCGTGCGGCTGCGTGCCGCGATCTCGGCCATCTCCCGCTCGGTGGTCGTCCCCTTGTCGAGCATGGCCCTCGCCTGGAGCGCGGCGAGCGAGACCGGGTCCGCGCCGAGCGGGGTGATCGTGTACGGGTCCATCTGGAGCGGGTAGATCTCGTCCGGACGCCCCGGGGAGGACTTCCCCGAGCCGAACGCGAGCGCCAGGTCGATGTCGCCGTGCTGGAGTCGCACCCAGGCCTCGTAGAGGGCCCAGGCGCCGTCCATCTCGACGTGCGACTCCGAGATCGGCGGCCAAGCGCCGACCGCCTCGAGGTTCGAGACGAAGGCGAAGGTCTGGCCCGACAGGTAGTCGCAGCTGCCGGCGCAGGTGAAGCCGATGTCGCGGCGGTTCACGCCCGCCCGGTCGATCGCCTCGCTGATCACCGGGAACAGGAACTGCGGCTCGGTCAGCTCGGCCTGCCGCCAGCTCGGCGACTGCGCGTACCCGACGATGGCGATGTCGTGCACTCAGAACACCTTGCCCAGGAACTGCTCCGCCGGCAGGTCGGGCTCGCCGGTCGGCCGCCATCCGACGATGCAGCCCTCGGCGCTGCCCCAGCTCCGGTTCGAGATGGCGTCGACGCTGCGCTCCCCCTCCGGCTTCCAGACCGCCTCGACGCGCATCCCGACGTGGACGTCCTCGACCGGCGCGTCGACGACGTCCTGGAGGTTCATCATCCCGCCCTCGCCGTCGAGGAGGATCGAGGCCCGCACGAACGGCTCCGTCTCCTCCTGCCCGTAGTACTGGACCGGCGTGACGACGGTGTAGTTCGTCACCGTGCCCCGGTCGGCGACCACGACCTCGTCGGCGTCGGTGGTCTCCACGACGCAGATCGGGCAGTAGCCGCGGGGCGGCACGTAGACGAGGCCGCAGCGGGGGCACTTGTGGCCGACGAGCCGGCCCTCGAGCAGCTGGCTGGCGTAGCGGCGGACCACCGGGCACAGGAGCTCGTGGTAGTCGAGCTCCATGAAGTAGTCCATCATCGTCACCGGGCCGTCCTCGGCCGCGGCGGCGTCCGCGGGGCTCACGAGGTCTCCTCGGGGACGAAGGCGAGGTCGGTGATGTGGCCGATCCGCTCATCCTTCCAGCGCGCGACCACCCGCATGCCGGTTCGCATCCGCTCCATCGAGCCGGCGTCGACGACGTGGAGCAGCCCGGTGTGAGCCCCGTCGAGTCGGACCAGCGCGAACGCGAACGGGTGGTCGAGCGGGTGCTTCCGGCCCGG includes the following:
- a CDS encoding thiolase domain-containing protein; this encodes MHDIAIVGYAQSPSWRQAELTEPQFLFPVISEAIDRAGVNRRDIGFTCAGSCDYLSGQTFAFVSNLEAVGAWPPISESHVEMDGAWALYEAWVRLQHGDIDLALAFGSGKSSPGRPDEIYPLQMDPYTITPLGADPVSLAALQARAMLDKGTTTEREMAEIAARSRTNAADNPYAQIRTSPDPEALLAEPYLTAPLRRHDLPPISDGACAVVLATANTAREVCERPVWIRGIDHRVEPHQPGMRDLTESISTRQAAKHAGVDDAPIDVAELCATFTHQERLLREALGLDERVRVNPSGGPLAANPVMAVGLARVAEAARAVAEDGAARAVAHATSGQCLQQNLVCVLEGA
- a CDS encoding Zn-ribbon domain-containing OB-fold protein, whose protein sequence is MSPADAAAAEDGPVTMMDYFMELDYHELLCPVVRRYASQLLEGRLVGHKCPRCGLVYVPPRGYCPICVVETTDADEVVVADRGTVTNYTVVTPVQYYGQEETEPFVRASILLDGEGGMMNLQDVVDAPVEDVHVGMRVEAVWKPEGERSVDAISNRSWGSAEGCIVGWRPTGEPDLPAEQFLGKVF